The Oceanidesulfovibrio indonesiensis genome includes a window with the following:
- a CDS encoding tyrosine-type recombinase/integrase — protein EHNYASDFYGEPFVVRQHFMRRLCAQAGVKPFSWHGIRHLTATILYQEGQTVSVIQRILRHKSPNTTARYLHRLGLDETRDALTSVMDGRGM, from the coding sequence GAGCACAACTACGCTTCGGACTTCTACGGGGAGCCGTTCGTCGTCCGCCAGCACTTCATGCGCAGATTATGCGCTCAGGCTGGGGTCAAGCCGTTCTCATGGCACGGCATTCGCCACCTGACGGCGACCATCCTGTACCAGGAGGGTCAAACCGTATCCGTCATCCAGCGGATACTTCGCCACAAATCTCCAAATACTACGGCACGTTATCTTCACCGTCTTGGGCTGGACGAAACCAGAGACGCATTGACATCAGTTATGGATGGGCGGGGGATGTAG
- a CDS encoding MBL fold metallo-hydrolase: protein MNICIHHGSSRIGGTCIEVESAGHSIILDAGMPFDVPTDLSPENILSPLVFNGPDGSPKAVDAVWITHAHLDHYGLVHLTPSDVPIFCGRNSFNLMQAMAMIQAKPQNFQQLRFYESFKQIEIGPFSVTPLLVDHSAFDAHGFLVTADGMSICYTGDFRAHGRKKGLFERLIKTVQGVDALLMEGTLLGERSGEEFKGEAELEDDFAAVMQGTDKLVMVSCGSQNIDRVVTVFRAARQAGRMLALDLFTAHILDVIEGHPRLPSIDWPRVRVVFSPATARPFEEAKLQDALARYRKQAVRWPRIAEYPERFVLMVKPGHIRPLMNNVPDLSGAAWIYSLWPGYLRQEGSLARLSRFMKERGVSFNFIHTSGHARASDLKRFVEAVQPKTLIPVHTGSPDQYHELFPNITLLEDGQRHLLERE from the coding sequence ATGAATATTTGCATCCATCACGGTTCATCTCGAATAGGTGGGACCTGCATCGAAGTGGAATCAGCAGGACATTCAATCATTCTTGATGCTGGTATGCCCTTTGATGTCCCGACTGATCTCAGTCCAGAGAATATCCTTTCACCCTTGGTTTTTAATGGTCCCGATGGCAGTCCCAAGGCTGTTGACGCGGTATGGATCACCCATGCTCACCTCGATCATTATGGTTTGGTCCATCTGACTCCTTCTGATGTGCCAATTTTTTGCGGCAGAAATTCATTCAATCTGATGCAAGCCATGGCAATGATCCAAGCGAAGCCACAGAATTTTCAACAATTACGGTTCTACGAATCCTTCAAACAGATTGAAATTGGGCCGTTCTCGGTTACTCCCTTGCTAGTGGACCACTCAGCATTCGACGCCCATGGTTTCCTTGTGACAGCTGATGGCATGTCGATTTGTTACACCGGGGATTTTCGTGCCCATGGCAGAAAGAAAGGGCTATTTGAGCGTTTGATCAAAACCGTGCAGGGTGTAGACGCCCTTCTCATGGAAGGAACTCTGCTAGGAGAGAGGTCGGGAGAAGAATTTAAGGGCGAAGCAGAACTTGAAGATGATTTCGCTGCTGTCATGCAGGGGACGGACAAGCTCGTCATGGTCAGTTGCGGTAGCCAGAACATCGACCGGGTGGTCACCGTGTTCAGAGCGGCACGCCAAGCAGGGCGGATGCTTGCCTTGGATCTGTTCACTGCGCATATTCTTGATGTGATTGAAGGGCACCCAAGGTTGCCGAGCATTGATTGGCCAAGGGTTCGAGTGGTCTTTTCACCTGCAACGGCACGTCCGTTTGAAGAAGCAAAATTACAGGACGCGCTGGCTCGCTACAGGAAACAAGCGGTGAGATGGCCGCGTATTGCCGAATACCCCGAGCGGTTTGTACTCATGGTTAAGCCAGGGCACATACGCCCGCTCATGAATAACGTTCCTGATCTTTCTGGAGCTGCCTGGATATATTCCCTGTGGCCGGGTTATCTGCGCCAGGAAGGTTCCCTTGCCAGGTTGAGCCGCTTCATGAAAGAGCGCGGCGTCAGTTTTAACTTCATCCACACCAGCGGCCACGCCAGAGCCTCGGATTTGAAGCGGTTTGTGGAAGCTGTTCAACCCAAAACCCTGATTCCGGTACATACGGGCAGTCCAGACCAGTATCATGAACTGTTTCCAAACATCACGCTTCTAGAGGATGGACAAAGGCATCTATTGGAACGGGAGTGA
- a CDS encoding phosphotransferase, whose amino-acid sequence MKKIDLHIHTVPTVNDAQFEFNLEVLKKYVSTCELDAIAITNHNLFDAAQYVDIDKAFDILVLPGIEISLDCGHLLIIDDVNRIEDFEKKSEQIASQIKKPEDTTTIDYLIDVFGDLHKYLVIPHYLKKPSIKGNSLERMAEYISAGEVDSQKKFIRAHKYHTNITPVLFSDIRISNELDPFPTRQTFIDCGDLTFSALKTSLKDKNNVALSRNNGNSFFEILDSGLMIHTGLNVLLGERSSGKTFTLDKIFSAHENIKYIRQFSLVQKDDKACEKEFSKELKRTRSQFVEDYLSGLKSIINDIINVNLRSDNREVEKYISSLIASAEEADKRDAFSKTSLFDESEFSISEDRALKSLIPSVRHLIENVEYRETIDKHINIDSLKELAVELIEIAREKSLENQKKKLINSTVRSIKSILKRRTSAVQVQDIDLYNVCLNQKKADKFSEIVKDIQEKMIISEEQLQGFRVVATKQPYSGAGEIKTASGVVTSFKDAFIKYDEPFEYLQELLNNESLSRSDLYKLFVKIDYTILNRDGFEVSGGERSEFRLLQEINDAQNYDMLLIDEPESSFDNIFLRNDVNQIIKEISELMPVIVVTHNNTVGASICPNYILYAQKEFENGKIKYKIYSGYPTDQYLNALDGATISNHEITLNSLEAGCDTYENRRQRYEAIRNK is encoded by the coding sequence ATGAAAAAGATTGATCTTCATATCCATACTGTACCAACAGTTAATGATGCACAATTTGAATTTAATCTAGAAGTATTAAAAAAATATGTAAGTACTTGCGAACTAGACGCAATAGCTATAACAAACCACAATTTGTTCGATGCCGCTCAGTATGTGGATATTGACAAAGCTTTTGATATTTTAGTTTTACCTGGAATCGAGATTTCTCTTGATTGTGGGCATTTGTTAATTATTGATGACGTGAACAGAATTGAAGATTTTGAAAAAAAGTCCGAACAGATCGCGTCTCAAATTAAAAAACCTGAAGACACTACCACTATAGACTATCTAATCGATGTATTTGGCGATCTTCATAAGTACCTTGTCATTCCACACTACTTAAAAAAACCATCTATCAAGGGTAACTCACTAGAAAGGATGGCTGAGTATATTTCTGCTGGAGAAGTTGATAGTCAAAAAAAATTCATACGAGCCCACAAATATCATACAAATATTACGCCGGTTTTATTTAGTGATATTCGAATATCAAATGAACTAGATCCCTTTCCAACACGGCAAACATTCATAGACTGTGGAGATTTGACATTCAGTGCTCTAAAGACATCTCTAAAAGATAAAAACAATGTCGCATTATCCAGAAACAATGGAAATTCGTTTTTCGAAATACTAGATAGTGGGTTGATGATCCACACAGGTCTAAATGTTTTACTTGGAGAACGCTCCTCTGGGAAAACATTTACGCTAGATAAAATTTTTTCAGCACATGAGAACATTAAATATATACGTCAATTTTCATTGGTACAAAAAGATGATAAAGCTTGTGAAAAAGAATTCAGTAAAGAGCTTAAAAGAACTCGGAGTCAATTTGTTGAAGACTATCTGTCAGGACTAAAAAGCATTATAAATGATATAATCAACGTAAACCTTCGCTCAGACAATCGTGAAGTTGAAAAATATATCTCCAGCTTGATTGCGTCAGCAGAAGAGGCAGACAAGAGAGATGCATTTTCAAAAACATCACTTTTTGATGAGTCTGAGTTTTCAATCAGCGAAGACAGAGCTCTTAAATCTTTAATACCATCAGTACGCCATTTAATTGAAAATGTAGAGTATCGCGAAACAATTGACAAGCATATCAACATAGATTCGCTGAAGGAACTGGCCGTTGAATTAATTGAGATAGCCCGAGAAAAGTCTTTAGAAAATCAGAAGAAAAAACTTATTAACAGCACAGTGAGAAGTATTAAAAGTATATTAAAAAGACGCACATCAGCAGTTCAAGTACAAGATATTGATTTATACAACGTGTGTCTTAACCAGAAAAAGGCTGATAAATTTTCAGAAATAGTAAAAGATATCCAAGAAAAAATGATTATTTCTGAAGAACAACTCCAAGGATTTAGAGTAGTTGCTACCAAACAACCTTATTCTGGAGCTGGAGAGATAAAGACGGCAAGTGGAGTTGTTACGTCATTCAAAGATGCTTTTATAAAATATGATGAACCTTTTGAATACTTACAAGAGCTTTTAAACAATGAAAGTTTGAGTCGTTCGGATCTTTACAAACTCTTTGTCAAGATTGACTATACGATATTGAATCGAGATGGATTCGAGGTTTCAGGCGGAGAAAGGTCTGAATTTAGATTACTTCAAGAAATTAACGATGCTCAAAACTATGATATGCTATTGATTGATGAACCTGAATCATCATTTGACAACATTTTTTTACGCAATGATGTAAATCAAATAATAAAAGAAATTTCAGAACTTATGCCGGTAATTGTTGTCACCCACAACAATACAGTAGGCGCATCTATATGCCCTAATTATATACTATATGCTCAAAAAGAGTTTGAAAATGGAAAAATTAAATACAAAATATATTCAGGATATCCAACTGATCAGTATTTAAATGCTTTAGATGGAGCGACCATCAGCAACCACGAGATCACACTCAATTCACTTGAGGCTGGCTGTGATACTTATGAAAACAGGAGGCAGCGCTATGAAGCTATTAGAAATAAATAG